A region of the Pleurocapsa minor HA4230-MV1 genome:
TATCGACCAAGTAATTATCAATTTCCTCCGTCGAGAGGAAGAGATGGATTTGAGATTAAAAAAGATGGACAATTTATTCAGTACGGAATTGGAGCTACTGACAGACCACAAAAGATTACAGGAACATGGAAAGCTGAAAAAGACAATCAAATTAAAATTTCTTGGGAAAATCAAAACCAGAATTATACAATGCAAGTCTTGTCATGTGAAAAGGGGTTATTAAAAGTTCGTTACAGCTGGTAAATTTCAACTTGTAGTTTTATGTTTAGTAAATAATGGCTCTGGAGTTTTTTAACAAAGTATGACCAGGGAAAGATGTATGCCAGCGATTGTTTAAATTAGTTTAAACATAGTAGCTTTGTTTCACATCATGAATTATTTAGTAACAGTTTTAGAGAACAAACAGCAAGCAGAAGAAGCATATTCTGTTCTGCAAAAAGATGGTATTCCACCAGAAAAAATAACCATTCTTGGTCAAGGCTATCAAAGCGCCGATGAATTTGGTTTAATCAATCCTAATGACCAGGCAAGCAAAAGAGCAAGTAAATTAGCTTATATGTTAATTCCCTTTGGTTTTGTTGCAGGTTATGTATTTAATTTGCTTACAGGTATTCACCTTTTTTCCTTTACTAACTCAACAGCCGAGCATATTATCGGCGGTATTTTGGGTGCAGCCTCTGGATTATTAGGTGCAGTTTTTGTCGGTGGTGGTGTTGGTTTAACCACAGGTAGCGGGGATGCTTTGACCTATCGCAACCGTCTCAATGCAGGTAAATATATTATTGTGACTAAAGGTACTGATAGTTTGATTCGTCAAGCGACAAAATTATTGCGTCAGTTTGAGCCTGAGTATATTCAAGGTTATGAAGAACCTGTTTAGTAAACCTGTCTATTGATAGTAAAATAATCTTTTGCGCCTAAAAAGCTCTCATTCTCACCAATTGCCACCAACAAAGACAACCAGAGATGAGAAAGAAACACCCTGCCACAATTAAGCCGAGGGATAAATTATAGCGAGAAGCGATCGCCCCAACCAAAGGCGCAATGATAGCAAAAGCAACCCGAAAGACTAGACTATTGAGAGAAAGAATCGTCGCCCTCACAGAAGAAGCAATTTGTTGATTGATGGCATTGAGAATTAACGGGGAAGAAAAACCCCGCACTAAATAGATGCTCAGGATCAAAACTAGACCCCAAACTTGGTTAATACTTCCCAGGCAAATATAGGAAGTGGCTAAAATAATTATGAGCAAGAAAATGGCTCGTTTGATCCCGAAAAGGCGCTGTAGATGGTGAGAATTGATTGATGCTAAACTCATTCCCAAGTGAAATATTGCCCACGCCCAACCAAAAGCTTGAATGGGAATATTTAATTGCTGGAGATAGTCTTGTGATAGCCAGACGATTAGGAAACTAGCACTAGAAAAAGTACTGCTAAGTAGGATTAACCATCGTAGTTTAGGGCGTTTATAAACATCAATAATGATATCTTTGAGCTGATTTAATTTTTGAGTTTGGGCGATCGCTTGGTGAAATTTTGGCTCGACTAAAGTTAGGGCTAAAGCAAAATAAATAATTAAGCAAACCGTCTGGAAATAAAAAGGATAGACCAAATTAATTGAGGCGATCGCAGCACCGATAATGCCACAAACTGCTTCACTAATGCCAGCAATAGCACCTAATCTGCCTTCCCATACCTGATAGTGTTGTTCTTTCCCCAACTGGATCAAGGTATCGTAACCCAGCGCGGTATTTGCCCCTGAAATCAGACTTCCAGCTACTCCCGCTAAAATTTCGGCGATCGCAAATGCGGTAAATGAAGTTCCCACACAGTAAATTAACCAACTAGCAACCCATACCCCACTACCAACGACTAAACAGGCTTTTCTCCCCCAAAGATCGGCTAAATATCCAGAGGGGACTTCTAACACTAAAATAGACAAGGATAAGATGGTTTTGAGCAGTACTATCTGTTCAATGTTTAAGCCGTAATGCTCATAAAATAAAACAATAGTGGGAATGGGAAACCAAGCAAAGGCTAATCCCTGTAAGATGTAAAGTTTGGTTAAATTAGCTGAGTAAGATTGGTTCAAGTAAAAATTTAGGTGAAAGGAAATGCAAGTTCAGGTAATTTATTTGATCTTAAAATGATTGAACCGATTAATTTACTAGTTCCCTTGTTCTTACTTGGGATAATCATCATCTCGGCAGTATATTTTAATAACCAATCTTGATGTCAGAAATACGCGGAGTCTGGATTACCAATCGTCCTCACAGCAAAATTTTAGAGTCACGGCAACATATAATTGAGGCGCTAGATTTCCTGAGCTTCTATGGCTTTAATCTGATTTTTCCTGTGGTTTGGAATCGGGGTTATACTCTCTATCCCAGCCAGGTAATGAGTCAACACAATTTACCAGTAATCGATCCTTTTTATCAAGCGCAGCAGCGCGATCCTCTAGCAGAAATTATCATTGAGGCAAAGCAACGCAACCTAAAAGTAATTCCCTGGTTAGAATATGGCTTTGCAGCTTCTCACTTATTAGATGGCGGACATATTTTACAGCGCTATCCCCACTGGCAAGCAATAGATCGCGATGGAACAACAGTAAGACAGGGAGGCTTAACCTGGATGAATGCTTTTCACCCCGAAGTGCAACAATTTATGCAGTCGATAGTTCAAGAAATTATCCGTAACTATGATGTAGACGGAATTCAAGGATGCGATCGCCTGCCTGCCCTGCCCGTCACCGCAGGATATGATAGTTTTACCGTAGCGCAATATCAATCCAGCTTTGCTCAACAGCCACCCCATAACTATCAAGACAAGCATTGGCTACAGTGGCGCGCCGATCTGTTAACTGATTTTTTAAGTCAGATGTATCAAAATGTAAAAACCATTAAACCTCAAGCAATTGTTTCCCTCTCTCCTGCGGTGTACCCTTTTTGTCTAAATAACCTG
Encoded here:
- a CDS encoding MFS transporter, which encodes MPTIVLFYEHYGLNIEQIVLLKTILSLSILVLEVPSGYLADLWGRKACLVVGSGVWVASWLIYCVGTSFTAFAIAEILAGVAGSLISGANTALGYDTLIQLGKEQHYQVWEGRLGAIAGISEAVCGIIGAAIASINLVYPFYFQTVCLIIYFALALTLVEPKFHQAIAQTQKLNQLKDIIIDVYKRPKLRWLILLSSTFSSASFLIVWLSQDYLQQLNIPIQAFGWAWAIFHLGMSLASINSHHLQRLFGIKRAIFLLIIILATSYICLGSINQVWGLVLILSIYLVRGFSSPLILNAINQQIASSVRATILSLNSLVFRVAFAIIAPLVGAIASRYNLSLGLIVAGCFFLISGCLCWWQLVRMRAF
- a CDS encoding family 10 glycosylhydrolase, with the translated sequence MSEIRGVWITNRPHSKILESRQHIIEALDFLSFYGFNLIFPVVWNRGYTLYPSQVMSQHNLPVIDPFYQAQQRDPLAEIIIEAKQRNLKVIPWLEYGFAASHLLDGGHILQRYPHWQAIDRDGTTVRQGGLTWMNAFHPEVQQFMQSIVQEIIRNYDVDGIQGCDRLPALPVTAGYDSFTVAQYQSSFAQQPPHNYQDKHWLQWRADLLTDFLSQMYQNVKTIKPQAIVSLSPAVYPFCLNNLLQDVKAWVDRGLCDMIHPQIYRSSFFSYNQEVKQIIKTFAHDSLPKFAPGIALTANGKDVSHRDLIKYIKTNRDRHLSGQVFFHYEGLRKNNDAVAIALAKSANYTGVADLKYTTRVQREIDK